Proteins from a genomic interval of Nitrospina gracilis Nb-211:
- a CDS encoding MBL fold metallo-hydrolase, which yields MTKPRACSGRSPGKGRTILRFSVLSSGSKGNALFVESDRACILIDNGLSLRELKMRMAAVERNVTDLDAVFLTHEHSDHIRGMKLLLNKHGIPVYATKGTFDGARRHHDPFEKAQCIAREDEVAVGDLRIESFPTPHDAAESVAYVVRCGSLKLGHATDLGSSTPTVEARLKGMDVLLIEANHDPDMLINGSYPWSLKKRVASETGHLSNQTCGEMLSVLNHDKLQKVVLMHLSEKNNRPELALNHAHRALAASPVPVEVARQDRPTPLFAIR from the coding sequence GTGACGAAACCACGTGCCTGCTCCGGGCGCAGTCCGGGAAAGGGGAGGACCATTCTTAGATTTTCCGTTTTATCCAGCGGCAGTAAAGGCAACGCGCTGTTTGTCGAAAGCGACCGCGCGTGCATCCTCATCGACAACGGCCTGTCCCTGCGCGAACTCAAAATGCGCATGGCGGCGGTGGAGCGCAACGTCACCGACCTCGACGCGGTCTTCCTCACGCACGAACACTCGGACCACATCCGCGGCATGAAGTTACTGCTCAACAAGCATGGCATTCCGGTGTACGCCACGAAGGGCACGTTCGATGGCGCGCGGCGGCACCACGATCCGTTCGAAAAGGCGCAGTGCATCGCCCGCGAGGACGAGGTGGCGGTCGGCGACCTGCGCATCGAATCGTTCCCCACGCCGCACGACGCGGCGGAGTCTGTGGCTTATGTCGTGCGGTGCGGATCGCTGAAGCTGGGGCACGCCACCGACCTGGGGTCGTCCACGCCGACGGTCGAGGCACGGCTAAAGGGAATGGATGTATTGCTGATCGAGGCCAATCACGATCCTGACATGCTGATCAACGGTTCCTACCCGTGGTCGCTCAAAAAACGCGTGGCCAGCGAAACGGGTCACCTTTCCAACCAGACCTGTGGCGAGATGTTGAGTGTTCTCAATCACGATAAGTTGCAAAAGGTCGTGCTGATGCACCTGAGCGAAAAGAACAACCGGCCGGAGCTGGCACTGAACCACGCCCACCGCGCGCTCGCCGCTTCACCGGTGCCGGTGGAGGTGGCCCGGCAGGACCGCCCCACCCCCTTGTTCGCCATCCGGTAA